A section of the Methanosarcina mazei S-6 genome encodes:
- a CDS encoding CDGSH iron-sulfur domain-containing protein yields MAANEKEMRIKIIKDGPYRVTGGVPLLEQVIVTDDDGHTRDLIDIKEYPRREAYILCRCGSSENKPFCDGAHRKVGFDGSETASRTPYLEKAETFEGPDLKLTDVYELCDHSRFCQRSGGIRDLIQKSDDPEARQTAIEEAMICPSGRLVLWDKKTGKPFEKEFDPSIILVHDKQKGCEGPLWVRGGVPIESADGSMYEPRNRVTLCRCGKSENKPYCDGSHWMNSQQKREFRKKWGLE; encoded by the coding sequence ATGGCAGCTAATGAGAAAGAAATGAGGATTAAGATAATCAAGGATGGACCGTATCGGGTTACGGGTGGAGTGCCGCTTTTAGAACAGGTAATTGTTACAGACGACGATGGCCACACGAGAGATTTAATTGATATAAAGGAATACCCCCGGCGGGAAGCCTATATCTTATGCCGCTGCGGCTCATCCGAAAACAAGCCCTTCTGTGATGGGGCACACCGTAAGGTCGGTTTTGACGGTAGCGAAACAGCCAGCAGAACGCCTTACCTGGAAAAGGCGGAAACTTTTGAAGGTCCTGATCTAAAACTCACTGATGTCTACGAGCTCTGCGATCATTCCCGTTTCTGCCAGCGTTCTGGAGGAATAAGGGATCTCATACAAAAATCAGACGACCCGGAAGCCCGACAAACCGCCATAGAGGAAGCCATGATCTGCCCGTCGGGGCGGCTGGTCCTGTGGGACAAAAAGACAGGCAAACCCTTTGAAAAAGAATTTGATCCGTCTATTATACTGGTTCACGACAAACAAAAAGGTTGTGAAGGCCCTCTCTGGGTTCGAGGCGGTGTCCCCATTGAATCTGCAGACGGCAGCATGTACGAACCCCGGAACAGAGTAACCCTCTGCCGCTGCGGAAAGTCAGAGAATAAGCCCTACTGTGACGGCAGCCACTGGATGAACAGCCAGCAGAAGCGTGAGTTCAGAAAGAAGTGGGGCCTGGAATGA
- a CDS encoding YkgJ family cysteine cluster protein: protein MDRRQRFEKYDWLISKTQSILKNYECPESCNASCCRHHIIDFRRKEYEKILKNVDKESANILKSNAVKSELEGCYKAIVGQCPLLTNSKCRIYNNRPEACRNFPFVIFPDPEAGFGLTLLLCPISVNIIQDYAQWYKSVNLTMYNQLTAVYEQYKNIGENNDFCIQMKEQNLDSFIEFLEKK, encoded by the coding sequence ATGGATAGGAGACAACGTTTTGAAAAATACGACTGGTTAATCTCAAAAACTCAAAGCATACTTAAAAATTATGAATGTCCAGAATCATGCAACGCGAGCTGCTGCAGACATCATATTATTGATTTTCGCAGAAAAGAATATGAGAAAATCTTAAAAAATGTAGATAAAGAAAGTGCCAATATTTTAAAATCGAATGCAGTAAAATCAGAGCTGGAAGGATGTTATAAAGCAATCGTCGGGCAGTGCCCATTATTGACAAACTCGAAATGCAGAATATACAATAACAGGCCGGAAGCATGTAGAAATTTCCCGTTTGTAATTTTTCCGGACCCGGAAGCAGGATTTGGTTTAACATTGTTATTGTGCCCGATATCTGTTAACATAATTCAGGATTATGCGCAGTGGTATAAGTCCGTAAACTTAACAATGTATAACCAGCTAACTGCCGTGTACGAACAGTATAAAAACATAGGCGAAAATAATGATTTTTGTATTCAAATGAAAGAGCAGAATTTAGATTCGTTCATAGAGTTTCTTGAAAAGAAGTAA
- a CDS encoding VOC family protein: protein MFKRIDHVEILPGNFEKSMAFYQNVLEFRLLSRKPVNTGPLKETAYLQLGDTVIELMHVKNLAHMPSSMTVGCRAIALEVESMEGAINYLRGHGVYITWGPVDLGTSIRAEIKDPDGLAIELREWRHKSW from the coding sequence ATGTTTAAACGTATTGACCATGTGGAGATTTTACCGGGTAATTTCGAAAAATCGATGGCGTTCTATCAGAATGTACTGGAGTTTCGTCTGTTATCCCGGAAACCAGTGAATACCGGGCCGCTGAAGGAGACCGCCTATCTGCAGCTGGGCGATACCGTCATTGAATTAATGCATGTGAAAAACCTTGCTCACATGCCTTCATCCATGACTGTGGGCTGCCGCGCGATTGCCCTGGAAGTAGAATCAATGGAAGGAGCGATTAATTACCTTCGTGGTCACGGCGTCTATATTACCTGGGGACCTGTGGATCTGGGCACATCCATTCGAGCCGAGATTAAAGATCCCGATGGTCTTGCCATAGAATTGCGGGAATGGAGGCATAAATCCTGGTGA
- a CDS encoding nucleoside deaminase: MKHFITKETPVTEEALNVIAYLPTKSLPAIVEDEFFVKLSDRDIMRIAVLLAQKSYDEGGCPIGGVIIDNRTRLIVGKGHNTLVQDNDPYNHGETSAIRDAGRQDFGNTTIFTTLSPCDVCATLIYMRQFNRVVIGDVTNASGTEQMLREKGVKVDILEDPAGIALYAKYKAEKPDLDLEDWKGLAAVRKAQP; this comes from the coding sequence ATGAAACATTTTATTACAAAGGAAACGCCTGTTACGGAAGAAGCTCTCAATGTCATCGCTTATTTGCCCACGAAAAGCCTTCCTGCGATAGTTGAAGATGAGTTCTTCGTTAAACTGAGCGACCGCGATATTATGCGTATAGCAGTTCTACTTGCACAAAAAAGCTATGATGAAGGAGGCTGCCCGATCGGTGGTGTAATTATCGATAACAGGACGCGCCTGATTGTTGGCAAAGGGCACAATACGCTTGTGCAGGATAATGACCCTTACAACCACGGCGAAACTTCAGCCATACGAGATGCTGGACGGCAGGATTTCGGTAACACTACGATTTTCACAACCCTCAGTCCCTGCGATGTTTGTGCCACACTGATATATATGCGCCAGTTTAACCGCGTGGTAATTGGCGATGTTACGAATGCTTCGGGCACTGAGCAGATGCTGCGCGAAAAGGGAGTAAAAGTGGATATCCTTGAAGACCCTGCGGGAATAGCATTGTATGCGAAATATAAAGCTGAAAAGCCTGATCTGGATCTGGAAGACTGGAAAGGGCTGGCTGCTGTTCGGAAGGCTCAACCCTGA
- a CDS encoding YVTN family beta-propeller repeat protein, with the protein MYKITKMIILLVAGMCLLTGFVTTTTALTNILVESDHAYANNFDYIWPEISHPEATQMRLHFTKLELDFDDKLILLDKDGNKLVTFKDYKNEDFWTEWYTGNTIKVKLETNRYGTAYGFKIDQVETRNDMAPSGDLPESYHSYANNFNYIWPEISRPEATQMRLHFTKLELDFDDKLILLNKDGNKLVTFKDYNNEDFWTEWYTGNTIKVKLETNRYETAYGFKIDQVEIRTNPESISMDIKETPSSSSAPFAYITNGGSNNVSVIDTVNNTVIAVVDVGSDPFGVAVAPDGTKVYVANMGSNNISVIDTATNSVTDTIDAGINPRGIAVSPDGTKIYVVNSASNNVSVIDTVTNNVTASVTAGGIPYGVAVNPDGKKVYVTNGDIGNENNTVSVIDTISNNVIATVTAGGIPYGVAVTPDGTKVYVANWGSDNVSIIDTTSNNITARVNITKPVGITVSPDGKKVYVTNVSNNLSVIDTANNTVTATVNVGSDPSGVAVTPDGKKVYVVNSGSNNVSVIDTASNIVIATVPTGNTPRAFGQFISGSVSNSAAPAGPECKEIKDYLPVYTNGVNLNIINKVGKDILVVWTKADSREPVFKVNILNEQNRTVTTPTGIVDEYIRISYPQEVCSWYRVIQATNSGHTQLESGYDYTVTYYWGSNGTGLTPIPDSEAPE; encoded by the coding sequence ATGTATAAAATAACCAAAATGATAATTTTGTTAGTAGCAGGAATGTGTTTACTAACAGGCTTTGTTACGACTACAACAGCTTTGACCAATATTTTGGTAGAATCAGACCACGCATATGCAAATAATTTTGATTATATCTGGCCTGAGATAAGTCATCCTGAAGCAACTCAGATGCGTCTTCATTTTACGAAATTAGAGCTTGATTTTGATGACAAGCTAATCCTTTTAGATAAGGATGGAAACAAGCTTGTAACTTTTAAAGACTATAAAAATGAAGATTTCTGGACAGAGTGGTATACAGGAAATACAATCAAAGTCAAACTTGAAACTAATAGGTATGGTACTGCTTATGGGTTCAAAATAGATCAGGTAGAAACCAGAAATGATATGGCTCCGTCTGGTGATTTACCTGAATCATACCATTCTTACGCAAACAATTTTAATTATATCTGGCCTGAGATAAGCAGGCCTGAAGCAACTCAGATGCGTCTTCATTTTACGAAATTAGAGCTTGATTTTGATGACAAGTTAATCCTTTTAAATAAGGATGGAAACAAGCTTGTAACTTTTAAAGACTATAATAATGAAGATTTCTGGACAGAGTGGTATACAGGAAATACAATCAAAGTCAAACTTGAGACTAACAGATATGAAACCGCTTATGGATTCAAAATAGATCAGGTAGAAATCAGAACAAATCCGGAATCCATATCAATGGATATAAAAGAAACTCCTTCTTCAAGTTCGGCTCCGTTTGCATATATTACAAACGGCGGCAGTAACAATGTTTCGGTAATTGATACCGTAAATAATACTGTTATAGCTGTGGTGGATGTAGGGAGCGATCCTTTTGGAGTTGCAGTTGCACCTGATGGAACAAAGGTATATGTGGCAAACATGGGCAGTAACAATATTTCTGTAATCGATACGGCCACGAACAGCGTTACGGACACGATAGATGCAGGAATAAATCCGAGAGGAATTGCAGTTAGCCCGGATGGAACAAAAATATACGTGGTAAACTCTGCAAGCAATAATGTATCTGTTATTGATACAGTTACAAACAATGTTACAGCCAGCGTGACTGCCGGAGGAATTCCTTATGGAGTTGCAGTCAACCCGGATGGAAAAAAGGTATATGTGACAAATGGCGATATTGGCAATGAAAATAACACGGTTTCCGTAATTGACACGATTTCAAATAATGTTATAGCCACGGTGACTGCCGGAGGGATTCCTTACGGAGTTGCAGTCACACCGGATGGAACAAAGGTATATGTGGCAAACTGGGGCAGTGACAATGTTTCTATTATTGACACGACATCAAACAATATAACAGCCAGAGTGAACATAACAAAACCTGTTGGAATTACAGTAAGCCCGGATGGAAAAAAGGTATACGTGACGAATGTCAGCAATAATCTTTCTGTGATTGACACGGCAAATAATACTGTTACAGCTACGGTGAATGTAGGGAGCGATCCTTCTGGAGTTGCAGTCACGCCGGATGGAAAAAAGGTATATGTGGTAAACAGTGGCAGCAACAATGTATCTGTTATTGACACTGCTAGCAATATTGTCATAGCCACGGTGCCTACAGGAAATACTCCCAGAGCTTTCGGGCAGTTTATATCAGGGTCAGTAAGCAATTCTGCTGCACCCGCAGGGCCGGAATGTAAGGAAATTAAAGATTATTTGCCAGTATACACCAATGGCGTTAATCTTAACATAATAAATAAAGTTGGAAAAGATATCCTGGTGGTGTGGACAAAGGCAGATTCCAGAGAACCAGTTTTCAAAGTGAATATTCTTAATGAGCAAAATCGTACAGTTACAACTCCTACTGGAATTGTCGATGAATATATCCGAATATCATATCCTCAGGAGGTATGTTCATGGTACCGTGTAATCCAGGCAACTAATAGTGGACATACTCAATTGGAATCAGGCTATGATTATACTGTTACGTACTATTGGGGATCAAACGGAACAGGGCTTACACCAATTCCGGATAGTGAAGCTCCTGAGTGA